The following are from one region of the Sciurus carolinensis chromosome 5, mSciCar1.2, whole genome shotgun sequence genome:
- the Borcs7 gene encoding BLOC-1-related complex subunit 7, which translates to MMATGTPDSQARFGQSVKGLLTEKVNTCGTDVIALTKQVLKGSRSSELLGQAARNMVLQEDAILHSEDSLRKMAIITTHLQYQQEAIQKNVEQSSDLQDQLNHLLK; encoded by the exons ATGATGGCGACTGGGACCCCGGATTCGCAAGCACGATTTGGTCAGTCAGTCAAGGGGCTTCTCACCGAGAAGGTGAACACCTGTGGTACCGACGTGATCGCGCTCACCAAGCAAGTGCTGAAGGGGTCCCGCAGCTCCGAG CTGCTAGGTCAGGCAGCTCGAAACATGGTACTACAGGAAGATGCCATCTTGCACTCCGAAGAT AGTTTAAGGAAAATGGCAATAATAACAACCCACCTTCAGTACCA GCAAGAAGCTATTCAGAAAAA TGTTGAACAGTCATCAGATCTACAGGACCAGTTGAATCATCTGTTAAAATAG